From Ochotona princeps isolate mOchPri1 chromosome X, mOchPri1.hap1, whole genome shotgun sequence, one genomic window encodes:
- the LOC118760481 gene encoding putative uncharacterized protein TRPC5OS homolog: protein MKVPSLSELIDEIIACVIKILKIAKEIIRLIMQSYLHVDTAQNVSTQQELAVSVPSGNDSLPDLSKLGDLEPILSVKEGENVMFDDDDSMVDIEGLNEAIMFVINDDLERS, encoded by the coding sequence ATGAAAGTTCCATCACTCTCTGAGCTGATTGATGAAATTATTGCTTGTGTAATTAAGATCTTAAAAATTGCTAAAGAGATTATACGGTTGATCATGCAGTCATACCTACATGTTGATACAGCACAAAATGTTAGTACACAACAGGAACTAGCTGTTTCAGTTCCTTCTGGGAATGATTCCCTTCCAGATCTCTCTAAGCTCGGAGACCTGGAACCGATACTGTCAGTAAAGGAAGGTGAAAACGTAATGTTTGATGATGATGATTCCATGGTAGACATAGAGGGCTTAAACGAAGCTATAATGTTTGTTATAAATGATGATTTAGAGAGAAGCTAG